From one Rhopalosiphum padi isolate XX-2018 chromosome 2, ASM2088224v1, whole genome shotgun sequence genomic stretch:
- the LOC132923132 gene encoding myoneurin-like, which yields MSSNDKIRKLCRICGDVGSINIFGSLGQSMDLSEKINTLLPINIALNDRLSIMACNACVNQINTLNQIVGIAIHTNELMIKLLEKKDSNFQERMLQLCRICGNPGLLYIYNQLDENSVSLADKMNSFLTLKVSPVDQLSLKICQNCINQVEDVYPIFEFCHNTTKLMSMVVGNIPRDTMNIDNASLDISETFQDDIKFDIDEVIIQETNDLSNILRDCDVKNIVHTTQNTFRSTNQIQCLRCTLNFTCGTELRRHILLNHNLKDLDCHHCFRRCSNLLEFENHVKLHFYAQLPYYPCDLCTISFTSLANLVLHIKTHDIKHSREWALIYNQTDKSKCYSCRYCNKTFIHEASRQIHERIHFTCLICETCGKQLPNKSQLSVHQRQHTGERPYRCMNCDSAFKCLSTLRQHEVVHYEKKYICEVCLRKFSRPEKVRIHMRVHTGEKPYNCLICNNKYQQKNDLNRHIKKKHGDDYTTNNFKLNLF from the exons atGTCATCCAATGATAAAATTCGAAAACTTTGTCGAATATGTGGTGACGTTGGCTCCATAAATATATTTGGATCATTAGGACAGTCAATGGATTTATCAGAAAAGATAAACACACTGTTGCCAATAAAT ATAGCACTTAACGACCGTCTTTCAATAATGGCATGTAATGCTTGTGTCAATCAAATTAATACATTGAATCAGATCGTGGGAATAGCTATTCATACCAATGAGTTGATGATCAAACTCCTAGAAAAAAAAGATAGC AACTTTCAAGAAAGGATGTTGCAACTTTGTCGTATTTGTGGAAATCCTggattattgtatatttataatcaacttGATGAAAATTCAGTGAGCTTAGCTGATAAGATGAACTCGTTTTTAACGCtgaaa gtgtcTCCTGTTGATCAACTATCAttaaaaatttgtcaaaattgtaTCAATCAAGTAGAAGATGTATACCCCATATTTGAGTTTTGTCATAACACTACAAAACTAATGTCGATGGTGGTTGGAAATATACCACGGGATACTATGAAT atTGATAATGCCTCGTTAGACATTTCTGAAACCTTTCAAGATGATATAAAATTTGACATTGATGAAGTAATAATTCAA gaAACAAATGACCTTAGTAATATTTTGAGGGACTGcgatgttaaaaatattgttcatacaACCCAAAATACCTTTAGAAGTACAAATCAAATACAATGTTTACGTTGTACACTTAATTTTACTTGTG gtacagaaTTGAGACGCCATATTTTGCTGAACCATAACTTAAAAGATCTAGATTGTCATCATTGTTTTCGTCGCTGTTCAAATTTATTGGAATTTGAAAACCatgtaaaattacatttttatgctcAACTCCCATATTATCCATGCGACTTATGTACCATCAGCTTCACCAGTTTGGCAAATCTTGTACTCCACATTAAAACACATGACATAAAACATTCCAGAGAATGGGCACTTATCTACAATCAAACTGATAAATCTAAATGTTATAGCTGTCGATATTGTAATAAGACTTTTATTCATGAAGCATCAAGACAAATCCATGAACGTATTCATTTTACATGTTTAATATGTGAGACATGTGGTAAGCAATTGCCAAATAAATCTCAGTTGAGTGTTCATCAGCGTCAACATACCGGGGAAAGGCCTTATCGCTGTATGAACTGTGATTCTGCGTTTAAATGTTTGTCAACATTACGCCAGCATGAAGTTGTacactatgaaaaaaaatacatctgcGAAGTCTGTTTGCGTAAGTTTAGTCGGCCAGAAAAGGTTCGTATACACATGAGAGTACATACAGGGGAAAAGCCTTATAACTGCTTAATATGCAATAACAAATATCAACAGAAAAACGATTTAAATcgtcacataaaaaaaaaacatggagaTGATTACACTACGAACAATTTCaaactaaatttgttttaa
- the LOC132923130 gene encoding uncharacterized protein LOC132923130 isoform X1, with amino-acid sequence MLVILKSFGCKPKCMIRCFSEAIEVNKIKRKHSRNVNYYVPLLSEARRESIKKIVSIQMSGQYLSCTTILRDGNILKDWKMLYMPEEMNRFHLDDVYNSVAALMKDLPESDIYLIENYVKMPNNVNVAGANLFYVKLQTLAMLIALINSSQTINTSDNTQESMNKVVLMKARLHARLFRIIVGTEIISSQDITELMLKGVFPEYITPVVPAIDAILTYRSVKEPIIRELMSNGLMLAMTFVDLILNSNPKSIQALNESSKRKLKTTKKL; translated from the exons atgttaGTGATATTGAAATCTTTTGGATGTAAGCCGAAGTGCATGATACGCTGTTTTAGTGAAGCAAttgaagttaataaaattaaacgaaaaCATAGTCGGAATGTCAACTATTATGTGCCTTTACTTTCAGAAGCAAGACGAgag tctattaaaaaaattgtttctataCAAATGTCTGGTCAATATTTGAGTTGTACCACTATACTTCGAGATGGTAATATTCTTAAAGATTGGAAGATGCTTTACATGCCAGAAGAGATGAACAGATTTCATTTAGATGATGTCTATAATTCT GTTGCTGCACTCATGAAAGATTTACCTGAAAGTGATATTTACCTAATTGAGAACTATGTGAAAATGCCAAACAATGTGAATGTTGCTGGtgccaatttattttatgttaaactaCAGACACTTGCTATGCTAATTGCTCTTATCAACAGCAGCCAAACTATAAATACTTCAGATAATACTc aagaaTCCATGAACAAAGTAGTACTAATGAAAGCACGTTTACACGCCAGGCTATTTCGAATTATTGTTGGTACAGAAATCATTTCATCACAAGATATAACAGAATTGATGCTAAAAGGCGTCTTTCCCGAATATATTACTCCTGTTGTTCCTGCTATTGATGCTATTTTAACTTATAGATCGGTTAAAGAACCAATTATAAGAGAACTTATGTCTAATGGTCTTATGCTAGCAATGACTTTTGTAGATCTGATATTGAATTCAAATCCAAAAAGTATACAAGCACTTAATGAAAGttctaaaagaaaattaaaaaccacaaaaaaattataa
- the LOC132923130 gene encoding uncharacterized protein LOC132923130 isoform X2, whose translation MILKSFGCKPKCMIRCFSEAIEVNKIKRKHSRNVNYYVPLLSEARRESIKKIVSIQMSGQYLSCTTILRDGNILKDWKMLYMPEEMNRFHLDDVYNSVAALMKDLPESDIYLIENYVKMPNNVNVAGANLFYVKLQTLAMLIALINSSQTINTSDNTQESMNKVVLMKARLHARLFRIIVGTEIISSQDITELMLKGVFPEYITPVVPAIDAILTYRSVKEPIIRELMSNGLMLAMTFVDLILNSNPKSIQALNESSKRKLKTTKKL comes from the exons A TGATATTGAAATCTTTTGGATGTAAGCCGAAGTGCATGATACGCTGTTTTAGTGAAGCAAttgaagttaataaaattaaacgaaaaCATAGTCGGAATGTCAACTATTATGTGCCTTTACTTTCAGAAGCAAGACGAgag tctattaaaaaaattgtttctataCAAATGTCTGGTCAATATTTGAGTTGTACCACTATACTTCGAGATGGTAATATTCTTAAAGATTGGAAGATGCTTTACATGCCAGAAGAGATGAACAGATTTCATTTAGATGATGTCTATAATTCT GTTGCTGCACTCATGAAAGATTTACCTGAAAGTGATATTTACCTAATTGAGAACTATGTGAAAATGCCAAACAATGTGAATGTTGCTGGtgccaatttattttatgttaaactaCAGACACTTGCTATGCTAATTGCTCTTATCAACAGCAGCCAAACTATAAATACTTCAGATAATACTc aagaaTCCATGAACAAAGTAGTACTAATGAAAGCACGTTTACACGCCAGGCTATTTCGAATTATTGTTGGTACAGAAATCATTTCATCACAAGATATAACAGAATTGATGCTAAAAGGCGTCTTTCCCGAATATATTACTCCTGTTGTTCCTGCTATTGATGCTATTTTAACTTATAGATCGGTTAAAGAACCAATTATAAGAGAACTTATGTCTAATGGTCTTATGCTAGCAATGACTTTTGTAGATCTGATATTGAATTCAAATCCAAAAAGTATACAAGCACTTAATGAAAGttctaaaagaaaattaaaaaccacaaaaaaattataa
- the LOC132923131 gene encoding large ribosomal subunit protein bL34m produces the protein MVLGQILRSTFQKVVGITSHGSTPTNFLTPSALNSWSIDFVRTKTRHHFPRPNEAKRIKKHGWWTRMATKEGRKVLQRRILKGRYVLSH, from the exons ATGGTTTTAGGACAAATTCTACGTAGCACTTTCCA aaaagttGTTGGAATTACTTCTCATGGGTCTACACCAACTAATTTTTTAACACCTTCAGCATTAAACTCTTGGTCTATTGACTTTGTTCGCACTAAAACACGCCATCATTTTCCTCGGCCTAATGAAgcaaaacgtattaaaaaacaTGGTTGGTGGACAAGGATGGCAACAAAAGAGGGACGCAAAGTACTGCAGCGCAGAATACTCAAAGGGCGATATGTCCTCagtcattga